One part of the Mangrovibacillus cuniculi genome encodes these proteins:
- a CDS encoding CobW family GTP-binding protein yields MPVYIVSGFLGAGKTSFLKNWILREKELQHTPAILMNELGNVSIDSDEVEDGIPLKELLGGCICCTIQEKLEAQLQELLFGEPFDSLLIETTGAAHPVEVIDSILSPLFADRFDMRGVITVVDGTRFLERNTLSIQVQQLYLEQIRHGDLIIVNKADQLSDSMQAELSQSLQSINSMSPVLFTTYSKVPSKYIDQLTFDPKSKNASLHVENTLRIQSMVYTFESSVDLEEFEAFLRELPDSIYRMKGYIPFTHSKYPYTFQYSYGMPLYFPNEMKMPTNLVIIGENLPKDELRDKLNSLY; encoded by the coding sequence ATACCTGTATATATAGTAAGTGGGTTTCTAGGGGCTGGAAAAACATCGTTTCTGAAAAATTGGATCTTGAGAGAAAAAGAACTCCAGCATACACCAGCTATTTTAATGAACGAATTAGGTAATGTATCAATTGACTCTGATGAAGTAGAGGACGGTATTCCGTTAAAAGAACTTCTAGGTGGGTGTATTTGTTGCACCATTCAAGAGAAACTAGAAGCGCAACTACAAGAATTATTATTCGGTGAACCTTTTGATTCCCTGTTAATTGAGACAACTGGTGCAGCACACCCTGTAGAAGTAATTGATTCCATTCTATCTCCTTTATTTGCTGATCGTTTTGACATGCGAGGAGTTATAACTGTAGTAGATGGGACAAGATTTTTAGAAAGAAATACTCTTTCTATACAAGTACAGCAGCTATACCTAGAGCAAATTAGACATGGGGATTTAATTATTGTGAATAAGGCTGATCAACTATCAGACAGTATGCAAGCAGAGTTGTCTCAAAGCTTGCAATCTATTAATTCCATGTCTCCAGTTTTGTTCACAACGTATTCTAAAGTGCCAAGTAAGTATATAGATCAATTGACGTTTGATCCAAAGAGTAAAAATGCATCTTTACATGTAGAAAATACGTTGAGGATTCAGTCAATGGTGTATACGTTTGAAAGTAGTGTTGATTTAGAAGAATTTGAAGCGTTTTTAAGGGAGTTGCCCGACAGTATCTATAGAATGAAGGGGTATATTCCATTCACACATAGTAAGTATCCGTATACGTTTCAATATAGCTACGGGATGCCTTTGTATTTCCCAAACGAAATGAAAATGCCAACGAATCTAGTGATTATTGGGGAAAACTTACCGAAGGATGAATTGCGAGATAAATTAAACAGCCTCTATTAA
- a CDS encoding LCP family protein, with product MMKIRTTILLIIGLLAISGWGIMRKETNEQPLTNQSTTTPLKNSTQQTNHTLPKWMTDVIPKSEKEASDQFNILILGTDERKSEPSRADVLMVANVNPKENSWKIISFMRDLYVPIADNNGWSKLNHAYAFGGEDLVEKTIEDTFGVQIDYKAKINFEGFARLAADVFPEGYKTTVTQGMIDYFKWDLQPGEQTLKGQQILEYVRYRDPIKSDFGRVERQQQVLADAVSYWKSLSKDGIPFQEMMRVVQSGRSVIKTNVPLTELVQVGLDSISNSPNVELLRIPTEGTYVTKRTNDGLVLDFELSQNVVEINKFWGEGTPSIETTKVILQQDH from the coding sequence ATGATGAAAATTCGCACGACTATTTTACTAATAATAGGTTTGTTAGCGATTTCAGGATGGGGTATCATGAGAAAAGAAACCAATGAACAACCTCTAACAAACCAATCTACAACGACTCCTTTAAAAAATTCCACTCAGCAAACAAATCACACTTTACCAAAATGGATGACAGATGTAATTCCAAAGAGTGAAAAAGAAGCTAGTGATCAGTTTAACATATTAATTTTAGGTACAGATGAGAGAAAAAGCGAGCCTTCTAGGGCGGATGTATTAATGGTAGCAAATGTTAATCCCAAAGAAAACTCTTGGAAAATTATATCTTTTATGCGTGATTTGTATGTTCCAATAGCCGATAACAATGGATGGAGTAAGTTAAACCATGCCTATGCATTTGGAGGAGAAGATTTAGTAGAAAAGACAATAGAAGATACGTTTGGCGTACAAATTGATTATAAAGCAAAAATCAATTTTGAGGGTTTTGCAAGATTAGCCGCTGACGTCTTTCCAGAGGGATATAAAACAACTGTTACACAAGGCATGATAGATTATTTTAAGTGGGATTTACAGCCTGGAGAACAAACATTAAAAGGACAGCAAATATTGGAATACGTTAGGTATCGAGATCCGATAAAAAGCGACTTTGGAAGAGTGGAGCGTCAGCAACAAGTGTTAGCAGATGCCGTAAGTTATTGGAAAAGTTTAAGTAAGGATGGTATTCCCTTTCAAGAGATGATGAGAGTTGTTCAAAGTGGACGTTCCGTTATAAAAACAAATGTACCTTTAACGGAATTAGTTCAAGTAGGTTTAGATAGTATATCTAATTCACCAAATGTAGAATTATTAAGAATACCAACAGAAGGTACATACGTAACAAAAAGAACTAATGATGGGCTAGTTTTAGATTTTGAACTTTCACAAAACGTAGTCGAGATTAACAAGTTTTGGGGCGAAGGAACTCCATCTATCGAGACAACAAAAGTGATATTACAGCAAGATCATTGA
- a CDS encoding S41 family peptidase yields MDESNKSEQVEENKPSSHIRLRKFTLVMLIFFTVFATAGVTTFALAFGNEKAVEVGAPDRREFEKLYQAYDQLTNSYYKELDQQQLIDGAINGMLDSMKDPYSDYMTQDEAKEFRSTLSSSFEGIGAEIQERDGSILVVSPIKGAPAEKAGLLPNDEILEVNGESVQGLTVNEAVMKIRGEKGTEVSLSIRRAGSPKPITIDIIRDEIPIDTVYLEMKNENVAHIQITNFSENTYEEFVDKLNEARSKGMKSLVLDMRQNPGGLLDQAIYIASLFIEEGKGVVSVDYRAGEDEEINARGGEKVDVPTTVLINEGSASASEIVAAALQESAGIKVIGTKSFGKGTVQSPLDFNDGSNMKITTAKWLTPKGNWINEKGIKPDITVELPEYASLPFLNQEEELKLNVISEQVEVAEKMLTALGYSIETVDRTFTEETEEAVKKFQLDNELEQSGVLTGDTTFTLLNKLREDLQKNDPQLKAALKELGVEEVTPSEEQATETETE; encoded by the coding sequence ATGGATGAGTCTAATAAGTCCGAACAAGTGGAAGAAAACAAACCTTCTAGTCATATTCGTTTAAGAAAGTTTACATTAGTAATGTTAATCTTTTTTACAGTCTTTGCAACTGCTGGAGTTACGACATTTGCTTTAGCATTTGGGAATGAAAAGGCTGTAGAAGTTGGTGCGCCTGATCGCCGAGAATTTGAAAAACTTTATCAAGCATATGATCAATTAACAAATAGCTATTATAAAGAATTAGACCAACAACAGTTAATTGACGGTGCAATTAATGGGATGCTTGACTCTATGAAAGATCCGTATTCCGATTACATGACTCAAGATGAAGCAAAAGAATTCAGAAGCACACTTTCCTCTTCTTTTGAAGGTATAGGAGCAGAGATCCAAGAGAGAGATGGATCTATTCTAGTTGTTTCACCTATTAAAGGTGCACCTGCAGAAAAAGCTGGTTTACTTCCAAACGATGAAATCTTAGAAGTTAACGGAGAAAGTGTCCAAGGTCTTACAGTAAACGAAGCTGTAATGAAAATTAGAGGTGAAAAAGGGACGGAGGTTTCACTTAGTATTCGTCGTGCAGGTTCACCGAAGCCAATCACCATAGATATTATTAGAGATGAGATTCCAATTGATACTGTATATTTAGAAATGAAAAACGAGAATGTAGCCCATATCCAAATTACAAACTTTTCAGAAAACACCTATGAAGAGTTTGTAGATAAGTTAAATGAAGCAAGATCTAAAGGGATGAAATCTCTTGTATTAGATATGAGACAAAATCCAGGTGGTCTATTAGATCAAGCAATTTATATTGCTAGCTTGTTTATTGAAGAAGGTAAGGGAGTAGTTTCAGTAGACTATCGTGCAGGAGAAGATGAAGAAATTAATGCTCGTGGTGGCGAGAAAGTAGATGTACCAACTACCGTATTAATTAATGAAGGTAGTGCGTCTGCTTCAGAGATAGTAGCAGCTGCATTGCAAGAATCTGCAGGTATAAAAGTTATTGGAACAAAGTCCTTTGGAAAAGGAACAGTTCAATCACCTTTAGATTTTAATGATGGTTCAAACATGAAAATTACTACAGCAAAATGGTTAACGCCAAAAGGTAATTGGATTAACGAAAAAGGAATTAAGCCTGATATCACAGTAGAACTACCTGAATATGCATCACTTCCTTTCTTAAACCAAGAAGAAGAGCTTAAGTTAAATGTTATATCCGAGCAAGTGGAAGTGGCAGAAAAAATGTTAACTGCTCTCGGATATTCTATTGAAACAGTAGACCGTACCTTTACGGAAGAAACGGAAGAAGCAGTTAAAAAATTCCAATTGGATAATGAGTTAGAACAATCTGGTGTTCTTACAGGGGATACAACTTTTACGCTTTTAAATAAACTAAGAGAAGATTTACAAAAGAATGACCCTCAACTAAAAGCAGCCCTGAAAGAACTTGGTGTGGAGGAAGTAACACCTAGTGAAGAACAAGCTACGGAAACAGAAACTGAATAA
- a CDS encoding M15 family metallopeptidase: protein MKKIAVSILTISLLSGCQMVEDKFPNLTNEQTQPEETPTPSTDTDKEVEKEELEKEKEEDIVEDKMLLVNEEKLTKSVEVDGQFVVQNPENAWVLVNKELALPKDYYPEDLVRPSVPFVFGDEEVEKALIREEAAIALEQWFEKAKNENIDILAASGFRSYDRQATIFQATVDTKGEEHAIQAVALPGKSEHQTGLAMDITSPSVNYDLVQEYGDTKEGKWLSETAHEFGFILRYPKDKESITGYMYEPWHFRYVGVELATYLKEKNWTLEEYMNEVQAI from the coding sequence ATGAAAAAGATTGCTGTATCGATCTTGACAATATCACTATTGTCAGGTTGTCAAATGGTGGAGGATAAATTTCCTAATTTGACTAACGAACAAACACAACCAGAGGAAACACCAACCCCTTCAACTGACACCGATAAAGAAGTAGAAAAAGAGGAACTGGAAAAAGAAAAAGAAGAAGACATAGTAGAAGATAAGATGCTACTAGTAAATGAGGAAAAACTAACAAAATCTGTAGAGGTAGATGGACAGTTTGTAGTGCAAAATCCTGAGAATGCATGGGTGTTGGTTAATAAAGAACTTGCTCTTCCAAAGGATTATTATCCTGAAGATCTTGTTCGCCCTTCTGTACCTTTTGTATTTGGAGATGAGGAAGTAGAAAAAGCATTAATTCGAGAAGAAGCGGCAATTGCTCTGGAGCAATGGTTTGAAAAAGCGAAAAATGAAAATATTGATATATTAGCTGCTTCTGGCTTTCGTTCATACGATAGACAAGCAACCATCTTCCAAGCCACAGTAGACACGAAAGGTGAAGAACATGCTATTCAAGCAGTTGCTTTACCTGGAAAAAGTGAACATCAAACGGGCTTAGCAATGGATATTACAAGTCCTTCTGTTAATTACGATCTTGTACAAGAATACGGAGATACAAAAGAAGGTAAGTGGCTTTCTGAAACGGCGCATGAATTTGGATTCATCCTTAGGTATCCCAAAGATAAAGAGTCAATAACAGGATATATGTATGAACCATGGCACTTTAGGTATGTTGGGGTGGAGCTAGCTACATACTTAAAAGAAAAAAATTGGACGTTAGAAGAATACATGAATGAAGTACAAGCAATTTGA
- the deoD gene encoding purine-nucleoside phosphorylase produces the protein MSVHIGAKKGDIAETILLPGDPLRAKYIAENFLEDVTCYNEVRNMFGYTGTYKGHRISVQGTGMGVPSISIYVNELIQEYDVKNLIRVGTCGAIQKDVKVRDVILAMTSSTDSQMNRMTFGGVDYAPTADFELLKAAYDEGTKKGLSLKVGSVFTADHFYNDNSELEKWAKYGILAIEMETTALYTIASKFGRKALSVLTVSDHILTGEETSAEERQTTFNDMIVVALDAAIASK, from the coding sequence ATGAGTGTTCATATTGGTGCAAAAAAAGGCGATATTGCCGAAACAATCCTTTTACCGGGAGATCCGCTAAGAGCGAAATACATAGCAGAGAATTTTCTTGAAGATGTGACATGTTACAATGAAGTACGTAATATGTTTGGATATACTGGTACATATAAAGGTCATAGAATTTCTGTACAAGGAACGGGTATGGGAGTTCCTTCTATTTCTATCTATGTAAATGAACTAATTCAAGAATATGATGTAAAGAACTTAATTCGAGTTGGTACGTGTGGTGCGATCCAGAAAGATGTAAAGGTACGCGATGTTATTCTTGCGATGACTTCTTCTACTGACTCTCAAATGAATCGTATGACATTTGGTGGAGTAGATTATGCTCCAACAGCAGACTTTGAATTATTAAAAGCAGCGTATGACGAGGGAACGAAAAAGGGTCTTTCCTTAAAAGTAGGAAGTGTCTTTACTGCTGATCACTTCTACAATGATAACAGCGAGTTAGAAAAATGGGCAAAATACGGCATTCTAGCTATTGAAATGGAAACAACTGCTCTATATACAATTGCTTCAAAATTTGGCCGAAAAGCATTATCTGTCCTGACAGTTTCAGATCATATTTTAACTGGAGAAGAAACATCTGCAGAAGAGAGACAGACTACTTTTAATGATATGATTGTCGTTGCTCTTGATGCTGCGATAGCTAGCAAATAA
- a CDS encoding YodL domain-containing protein → MLVKKQFSLKESDFDVTVFQSPRYGVRSDYRQVYRGVMTSSSSEDVLETIYRRLNVKDTLPSKYNGRYINLGDIVFIDKGLEGHEYYQLQHEGWEKIPRLRLLRISR, encoded by the coding sequence TTGTTGGTAAAAAAACAATTCTCATTAAAAGAATCGGATTTTGACGTCACTGTTTTTCAATCACCTAGATACGGAGTACGTTCTGATTACCGTCAGGTGTATAGAGGTGTAATGACGTCTTCCTCTTCGGAAGATGTGTTAGAAACGATTTATCGGCGACTAAATGTAAAGGATACATTACCATCGAAGTATAATGGCAGATATATCAATTTAGGCGATATTGTATTTATTGATAAAGGTTTAGAAGGTCATGAATACTATCAGCTGCAACATGAAGGTTGGGAAAAAATTCCTAGACTTCGTTTGTTGAGAATTTCTCGTTAA
- a CDS encoding sporulation protein, translating to MSFFQRALAKIGVGGATVDAQLSTSRVRQGETVSGKILLTGGTVDQEMDGITIAVKTVYEKEKDDHKQKIPTVIHKVRVTDNFSLKAREEKLLDFTLQIPATVPVTYGSVRVWLETEMDIKGAIDPEDKDFIEISPLPILKELMEGLENEGFKLRKVECEAAPRWMRSNLPFVQKFEFVPVSGAFRSKFDEIELYIVHLSDDSIEGVVELDKRGNSLGGWLAEALDMDESYHRVHLTRSSTSVTNQFIDIISKV from the coding sequence ATGTCGTTTTTTCAAAGAGCTTTAGCGAAAATTGGTGTAGGTGGAGCTACAGTTGATGCTCAACTGTCTACTTCTCGAGTTAGACAGGGAGAAACAGTTAGCGGAAAAATTCTTTTAACAGGTGGAACAGTAGATCAAGAGATGGATGGTATTACTATTGCCGTTAAAACTGTGTATGAAAAAGAAAAAGATGATCATAAACAAAAAATCCCAACAGTCATTCATAAAGTCAGAGTCACAGATAATTTCTCATTAAAAGCAAGAGAAGAGAAGCTGTTAGATTTTACATTACAAATCCCTGCAACAGTTCCAGTTACTTATGGCAGTGTTAGAGTGTGGTTAGAAACAGAAATGGATATCAAAGGTGCAATTGATCCAGAAGATAAGGATTTCATCGAAATTAGTCCATTACCAATATTAAAAGAATTGATGGAAGGCTTAGAAAATGAAGGTTTCAAGCTTCGTAAGGTGGAATGTGAAGCAGCACCTCGTTGGATGAGAAGTAACCTACCGTTTGTTCAAAAATTCGAATTTGTTCCAGTATCAGGAGCTTTTCGCTCTAAATTTGATGAGATTGAACTATATATTGTTCACTTATCTGATGATTCTATAGAAGGAGTTGTAGAACTAGATAAAAGAGGTAATTCGTTAGGAGGGTGGCTAGCTGAAGCGCTGGATATGGATGAATCTTATCACCGTGTTCACTTAACTAGATCATCTACAAGTGTTACGAATCAATTTATCGACATAATCTCTAAAGTGTAG
- a CDS encoding YozD family protein, with translation MREMEVIIDTEEMAEFFYQQLMKRGFVPTEDEVEELADIVFDYLIEKAIIDEFDE, from the coding sequence ATGCGAGAAATGGAAGTAATTATTGACACCGAAGAAATGGCAGAGTTTTTTTATCAACAACTAATGAAACGTGGATTTGTACCAACGGAGGACGAAGTGGAAGAACTCGCAGATATCGTTTTTGATTACCTCATTGAAAAAGCGATTATTGATGAATTTGACGAATAA
- a CDS encoding YozE family protein, whose product MKPFTKKEFQERFGQVVNKSFYHFLMSYRDPSPKSEIGHFANSAYDDHLFPRQSTSYSELTNYLELNAPYLSSMSIFDEAWEYYETYRSQR is encoded by the coding sequence ATGAAGCCTTTCACAAAGAAAGAGTTTCAAGAAAGGTTTGGACAAGTTGTGAATAAAAGTTTTTATCATTTTTTAATGTCATACAGAGATCCGTCCCCGAAATCAGAAATCGGTCATTTCGCAAATAGTGCCTATGATGATCATCTGTTTCCAAGACAATCTACTAGCTACTCAGAATTAACGAATTATTTAGAACTTAATGCTCCGTACCTTTCCTCTATGTCCATTTTTGATGAAGCATGGGAATATTACGAAACATATCGTAGTCAAAGATAA